In a single window of the Microbacterium sp. Root61 genome:
- a CDS encoding YrdB family protein, giving the protein MSETPRVTPTPPAEPQPAGTRPALSAIDILAFLCELFAFATLAFWGFSAWPLPWNIVAGIGAPVIAILLWALFVSPRAVLAVHPFVRAVVELLVYAAATIAWWSMGQAWIGLGFAVIAVTVGVLAGRRRFT; this is encoded by the coding sequence ATGTCGGAGACTCCTCGCGTGACGCCCACGCCCCCGGCCGAACCACAGCCCGCGGGCACGCGTCCGGCCCTGTCGGCGATCGACATCCTCGCCTTCCTGTGCGAGCTGTTCGCGTTCGCGACCCTCGCCTTCTGGGGCTTCTCGGCCTGGCCGCTGCCCTGGAACATCGTCGCCGGCATCGGCGCCCCGGTGATCGCGATCCTGCTGTGGGCGCTGTTCGTCTCCCCCCGCGCTGTGCTGGCCGTGCACCCGTTCGTGCGTGCCGTCGTCGAGCTGCTCGTCTACGCCGCCGCGACGATCGCCTGGTGGAGCATGGGACAGGCCTGGATCGGCCTCGGCTTCGCGGTGATCGCCGTCACGGTCGGCGTGCTGGCCGGACGCCGACGCTTCACGTGA